Part of the Caulobacter sp. SL161 genome is shown below.
GCTCCGGCTGCGGGATGTAGGCGTCGACCGAAGCCATCAGCTCCAGGATCTTCTCTTCGCCGATGTTGGCGTCGCGGCCTTCAACGGCGGCCAGAGCCGAACCCTTGGTGATCGGAATGTCGTCGCCCGGGAACTGGTAGCTGCTCAGCAGCTCGCGCACTTCCATTTCGACGAGCTCCAGCAGCTCTTCGTCGTCGACCATGTCGACCTTGTTCATGAACACGACCAGAGCCGGCACGCCGACCTGACGGGCCAGCAGGATGTGCTCGCGGGTCTGCGGCATCGGGCCGTCAGCGGCCGAAACCACCAGGATCGCGCCGTCCATCTGCGCCGCGCCCGTGATCATGTTCTTCACGTAGTCGGCGTGGCCGGGGCAGTCGACGTGGGCGTAGTGACGGTTGGCCGTCTCATATTCCACGTGCGCGGTGTTGATCGTGATGCCGCGGGCCTTCTCTTCCGGCGCCGCGTCGATTTCGTCGTACTTCTTGGCAGTCGCGCCGCCCGACTTCGCCAGCGTCATCGTGATCGCGGCGGTCAGCGTCGTCTTGCCATGGTCAACGTGACCAATGGTGCCGATGTTGCAGTGCGGCTTAGTACGTTCGAACTTTTCCTTGGCCATCTTCTTAGCTCCAGGACCCCAGAGGGGCCTTTAATTGGTTGAACTTCTGGGGTGGGCTGGAAGGGACCAAAGAGGCCCCTTCCCAATTCTCACCAGCTCCTTCTCCCGAGGGAAAAGGGTTAGGCGTACTTCTTGATCACTTCGTCGGCGACGTGTTGCGGCACCGGATCGTAGTGGTCGTAGACCATGCTGAACTGAGCGCGGCCTTGCGACATGCCCCGCAGGGTGTTCACGTAACCGAACATGTTGGCCAGCGGGACGTAGGCGTTCACGACAGTCGCGTTGCCGCGCATGTCTTGACCCTGGATCATGCCACGGCGGCTGTTCAGGTCGCCGATGACCGAGCCCAGATATTCTTCCGGCGTCACGACCTCGACCTTCATGATCGGCTCGAGCAGCTTCGGAGCGCCCTTTTCGCGCAGCTCCTTGAAGGCGGCGCGCGAGGCGATTTCGAAGGCCAGGACCGACGAGTCGACGTCGTGGTACTTGCCGTCCGTCAGGGTCGCCTTGAAGTCGATCAGCGGGAAGCCGGCCAGCAGGCCGCTGTCCTTGACCGATTCCAGGCCCTTCTGGACGCCGGGGATGTATTCCTTCGGCACCGCGCCGCCGACGATCGCGCTTTCGAACACGAAGCCCGAACCCGGCTCGCCCGGTTCGAAGGTGATCATGACGCGGGCGAACTGGCCCGTACCACCGGTCTGCTTCTTGTGCGTGTAGTCGATGTCGACCTTGCGGCCCAGCGATTCACGATAGGCAACCTGCGGCGCGCCGATGTTGGCTTCGACCTTGTAGGTCCGCTTCAGGATGTCGATCTTGATGTCCAGGTGCAGTTCGCCCATGCCCTTCAGGATCGTCTGGCCGCTTTCGAAGTCGGTCGAGACGGTGAAGGACGGATCTTCGGCGGCCAGCTTCTGCAGGGCGACGCCCAGCTTCTCCTGGTCAGCCTTCGACTTGGGTTCGACGGCGATTTCGATAACCGGGGCCGGGAACTCCATGCGCTCCAGGATGACCGGCGACTTCAGCGGATCGCACAGGGTGTCGCCCGTGCGGGTTTCCTTCAGGCCAGCCAGGGCGACGATGTCGCCGGCATAGGCTTCCTTGATGTCTTCGCGGTTGTTGGAGTGCATCAGCAGCATGCGGCCGACGCGCTCGCGCTTGTCGCGCGTCGAGTTCAGCAGCGACATGCCGGTTTCCATCTTGCCCGAGTAGATGCGGCAGAAGGTCAGCGAACCGACGAAGGGGTCGTCCATGATCTTGAACGCCAGAACCGACAGCGGCTCTTCGTCCGAGGCCAGACGGGTGGTCTCTTCTTCGGTCTTGAAGTCGATGCCCTTGGTCGGCGGAATGTCGACCGGCGACGGCAGGTAGTCGACGACCGCGTCGAGCAGGGGCTGGACGCCCTTGTTCTTGAAGGCCGAGCCGCAGAGGATCGGATAGAAGGCGCCGGTCAGCACGGCCTTACGGATGCACTTCTTGATCGTCTCGATCGAGGGCTCTTCGCCGCCCAGATAGGCTTCCATGGCGTCGTCGTCGAGTTCGACGGCGTTTTCGACCAGGTAGGCGCGGGCCTCGACGGCCTTGTCCATCAGGTCGGCCGGGATTTCTTCGTCGCGGTAC
Proteins encoded:
- the tuf gene encoding elongation factor Tu, which codes for MAKEKFERTKPHCNIGTIGHVDHGKTTLTAAITMTLAKSGGATAKKYDEIDAAPEEKARGITINTAHVEYETANRHYAHVDCPGHADYVKNMITGAAQMDGAILVVSAADGPMPQTREHILLARQVGVPALVVFMNKVDMVDDEELLELVEMEVRELLSSYQFPGDDIPITKGSALAAVEGRDANIGEEKILELMASVDAYIPQPERPVDMPFLMPVEDVFSISGRGTVVTGRVERGIVKVGEEVEIVGIRPVQKTTCTGVEMFRKLLDQGQAGDNVGVLLRGTKREDVERGQVLCKPGSITPHTKFVAEAYILTKEEGGRHTPFFTNYRPQFYFRTTDVTGIIKLREGVEMIMPGDNAELDVELITPIAMEEKLRFAIREGGRTVGAGVVAKIVE
- the fusA gene encoding elongation factor G, whose translation is MPRTHKIEDYRNFGIMAHIDAGKTTTTERILYYTGKSHKIGEVHDGAATMDWMEQEQERGITITSAATTAFWNEKRLNIIDTPGHVDFTIEVERSLRVLDGAVTVLDGNAGVEPQTETVWRQADKYKVPRIVFVNKMDKIGADFDKSVESIRDRLGAKAVPIQFPIGAESNLKGLVDLVRMKAVVWDNDGLGASYRDEEIPADLMDKAVEARAYLVENAVELDDDAMEAYLGGEEPSIETIKKCIRKAVLTGAFYPILCGSAFKNKGVQPLLDAVVDYLPSPVDIPPTKGIDFKTEEETTRLASDEEPLSVLAFKIMDDPFVGSLTFCRIYSGKMETGMSLLNSTRDKRERVGRMLLMHSNNREDIKEAYAGDIVALAGLKETRTGDTLCDPLKSPVILERMEFPAPVIEIAVEPKSKADQEKLGVALQKLAAEDPSFTVSTDFESGQTILKGMGELHLDIKIDILKRTYKVEANIGAPQVAYRESLGRKVDIDYTHKKQTGGTGQFARVMITFEPGEPGSGFVFESAIVGGAVPKEYIPGVQKGLESVKDSGLLAGFPLIDFKATLTDGKYHDVDSSVLAFEIASRAAFKELREKGAPKLLEPIMKVEVVTPEEYLGSVIGDLNSRRGMIQGQDMRGNATVVNAYVPLANMFGYVNTLRGMSQGRAQFSMVYDHYDPVPQHVADEVIKKYA